A single genomic interval of Tsukamurella paurometabola harbors:
- the kstD gene encoding 3-oxosteroid 1-dehydrogenase, translated as MTAETTEYDVIVVGSGAAGMTAALKAADAGLSVLVVEKAAHYGGSTARSGGGVWVPGNEALVKAGIKDTPDEARRYLHAIIGDVVPAERIDTYIDRGPEVISMVHRMSPLELTWVPGYSDYYPEAPGGRAHGRSCEPKPFDGNQLGEELKNLEPDYTKAPMNLVVTQADFKWLNLIMRHPKGIVRALRVGGRFYAAKARGKHLLGRGQALIAALRVGLQRANVPLWLNTSLVGLTEEDGRITGVTVEREGEQLRLTARRGVILAAGGFESSAEMRAQYQRQPIGTEWTNGVPANTGDAIRAGAAVGGALEFMDDAWWGPSIQLPKMAWFALSERSLPGSVMVNTAGERFVNESAPYVEAVHAMYGGEYGQGEGPGENVPCWLVFDQRYRNRYMFAGQPPRQPLPKRWFESGNMVRANSLAELAEKMNVPAEALTATVEKFNGFARAGRDEDFHRGESAYDAYYGDPRNKPNPSLAELTTGPFYAARMVPGDLGTKGGLRTDVAGRVQRADGTVIDGLYAAGNTSSPVMGHTYAGPGATIGPAMVFAYLAVEDMAGKESAPAAAAPARAEEEIA; from the coding sequence ATGACGGCGGAGACCACCGAGTACGACGTGATCGTGGTGGGGAGCGGTGCGGCGGGCATGACCGCCGCGCTCAAGGCTGCGGACGCCGGACTCAGCGTCCTGGTCGTGGAGAAGGCGGCGCACTACGGCGGGTCCACGGCCCGCTCCGGCGGCGGCGTCTGGGTCCCCGGCAACGAAGCGCTCGTGAAGGCCGGCATCAAGGACACTCCCGACGAGGCCCGCAGGTACTTGCACGCCATCATCGGCGACGTGGTCCCCGCCGAGCGGATCGACACCTACATCGACCGCGGCCCCGAGGTCATCTCGATGGTGCACCGGATGAGCCCGCTGGAGCTGACCTGGGTGCCGGGCTACTCCGACTACTACCCGGAGGCGCCGGGCGGCCGCGCGCACGGCCGCTCGTGTGAGCCGAAGCCGTTCGACGGCAACCAGCTGGGCGAGGAGCTGAAGAACCTCGAACCCGACTACACCAAGGCCCCCATGAACCTGGTGGTCACGCAGGCCGACTTCAAGTGGCTCAACCTGATCATGCGCCACCCGAAGGGCATCGTGCGCGCGCTGCGCGTCGGTGGCCGCTTCTACGCCGCCAAGGCGCGCGGCAAGCACCTGCTCGGCCGCGGCCAGGCGCTCATCGCCGCGCTCCGCGTCGGACTGCAGCGCGCGAACGTCCCGCTGTGGCTGAACACGTCGCTCGTCGGGCTCACCGAGGAGGACGGCCGGATCACCGGGGTCACCGTGGAGCGGGAGGGCGAGCAGCTGCGACTCACCGCTCGGCGTGGCGTGATCCTCGCCGCCGGCGGCTTCGAGTCCAGCGCGGAGATGCGGGCCCAGTACCAGCGCCAGCCCATCGGCACCGAGTGGACCAACGGTGTGCCCGCCAACACCGGAGACGCGATCCGCGCGGGCGCAGCCGTCGGCGGCGCCCTCGAGTTCATGGACGACGCGTGGTGGGGCCCCTCCATCCAGCTCCCGAAGATGGCGTGGTTCGCGCTGTCCGAGCGCTCGCTCCCGGGCAGCGTCATGGTGAACACCGCCGGCGAGCGCTTCGTCAACGAGTCCGCGCCCTACGTCGAGGCGGTGCACGCCATGTACGGCGGCGAGTACGGCCAGGGTGAGGGACCGGGCGAGAACGTCCCGTGCTGGCTGGTCTTCGATCAGCGCTACCGGAACCGGTACATGTTCGCCGGCCAACCGCCGCGCCAGCCGCTGCCCAAGCGCTGGTTCGAATCGGGCAACATGGTCCGCGCGAACAGCCTGGCGGAACTGGCCGAGAAGATGAACGTTCCCGCGGAGGCCCTGACCGCCACCGTCGAGAAGTTCAACGGCTTCGCCCGTGCCGGGCGGGACGAGGACTTCCACCGCGGCGAGAGCGCCTACGACGCCTACTACGGCGATCCGCGGAACAAGCCGAATCCCAGTCTCGCGGAATTGACCACCGGGCCGTTCTACGCTGCCCGTATGGTCCCCGGCGATCTCGGTACGAAGGGCGGCCTGCGCACCGATGTCGCGGGCCGGGTCCAGCGCGCCGACGGCACCGTCATCGACGGCCTGTACGCCGCCGGCAACACCAGCTCGCCCGTCATGGGCCACACGTACGCGGGGCCCGGCGCCACCATCGGCCCCGCCATGGTCTTCGCCTACCTCGCGGTCGAGGACATGGCCGGCAAGGAATCAGCCCCCGCGGCGGCAGCCCCCGCCCGCGCGGAAGAGGAGATCGCATGA
- a CDS encoding FAD-dependent oxidoreductase, with translation MRESRRPVPVADVPNWNIEADVVIAGYGIAGVCAAIEAARTGADVLVLDRAGGWGGAAALSGGWIYLGGGTPLQRALGFEDSAENMETFLTAALGPGVDAAKIHAYAHGSTEHYDWLTGCGVVFKEEFWGEPGWEVPHDEGLGYSGGENAAPFSSLATPAPRGHVPQMADKRTGVRGAGYMLMKPLVETAEALGVRAEYDIRARALVTDPDGRVEGLVARRFGTDLHVRARRGVVLATGSFAYNTAMIEAYAPRLIGRPAAAIEEHDGAGILMAQAAGAALAHMDATEVAFFGDPQMLARGILVNGRGQRFIAEDTYGGRIGQAVLIQQENTAFLVMDMAAHEEALATKTSTPYFRQPPTWAAETVAELESDMGLPDGSLTGTVETYNRHAAHRTDPLLHKKAQWVRPLDGPVAAWDMRGFTAGFTLGGLRTDVDSRVLHVDGTPIPGLFAAGRCTSGVCAGGYASGTSLGDGSFFGRRAGISAATG, from the coding sequence ATGCGCGAGAGCCGTCGCCCCGTGCCCGTCGCCGACGTCCCGAACTGGAACATCGAGGCCGACGTGGTCATCGCCGGATACGGCATCGCGGGGGTGTGCGCCGCGATCGAGGCGGCCCGCACAGGCGCCGACGTCCTGGTCCTGGACCGCGCCGGCGGATGGGGCGGCGCCGCCGCCCTCTCCGGCGGATGGATCTATCTCGGGGGCGGGACTCCGCTCCAGCGCGCTCTCGGCTTCGAGGACAGCGCGGAGAACATGGAGACCTTCCTGACCGCCGCACTCGGACCGGGTGTCGACGCGGCCAAGATCCACGCCTACGCACACGGCAGCACCGAGCACTACGACTGGCTGACCGGCTGCGGCGTGGTCTTCAAGGAGGAGTTCTGGGGCGAGCCGGGGTGGGAGGTGCCCCACGACGAGGGGCTCGGCTACTCCGGCGGAGAGAACGCCGCGCCGTTCTCCTCGCTCGCCACCCCGGCACCCCGCGGCCACGTCCCCCAGATGGCGGACAAGCGGACCGGCGTGCGCGGAGCCGGCTACATGCTGATGAAACCCCTGGTCGAGACCGCTGAGGCCCTCGGCGTACGCGCCGAGTACGACATCCGCGCGCGAGCGCTGGTCACCGACCCCGACGGCCGGGTCGAGGGCCTCGTCGCCCGACGGTTCGGCACCGATCTCCACGTGCGCGCCCGCCGCGGGGTGGTTCTCGCGACCGGCAGTTTCGCGTACAACACGGCGATGATCGAGGCCTACGCGCCCCGCCTGATCGGCCGGCCGGCCGCCGCGATCGAGGAGCACGACGGGGCCGGGATCCTCATGGCGCAGGCCGCGGGCGCGGCGCTGGCGCACATGGACGCCACCGAGGTCGCCTTCTTCGGCGATCCACAGATGCTGGCCCGCGGAATCCTGGTCAACGGTCGCGGCCAGCGGTTCATCGCCGAGGACACCTACGGCGGGCGGATCGGGCAGGCGGTGCTGATCCAGCAGGAGAACACCGCCTTCCTGGTCATGGACATGGCGGCGCACGAGGAGGCCCTGGCGACCAAGACGTCGACGCCCTACTTCCGGCAGCCGCCGACCTGGGCCGCGGAGACCGTGGCGGAGCTCGAATCCGACATGGGCCTGCCGGACGGGTCGCTGACGGGCACCGTCGAGACCTACAACCGGCACGCCGCGCACCGCACCGATCCCCTGCTGCACAAGAAGGCGCAATGGGTGCGCCCACTGGACGGCCCCGTCGCCGCGTGGGACATGCGCGGTTTCACCGCGGGATTCACCCTGGGCGGGTTGCGCACGGACGTCGATTCCCGGGTCCTGCACGTCGATGGCACTCCGATCCCGGGCCTCTTCGCGGCGGGCCGGTGCACGTCCGGGGTCTGCGCGGGCGGGTACGCGAGCGGCACGAGCCTCGGCGACGGCAGCTTCTTCGGTCGGCGAGCGGGCATCTCCGCCGCAACCGGATAG